The genomic segment TCAATTTTGGACCGTCGTTGACACCTCCCAGCCGCGCAGGCCTCTATAGCTTGATGGGCCCGGGCGAGGCTGTCGGACGGCAGTGTCGGGAAATGCAACATCGTCGAATTGCAGCCCCGTGAATGTGGTACACATCACACTTCGGGATGGCCATCCGTATTACGGCGCCCTCATTTCTTCATGGCCGCGATGTGACGGCGGTATCCAGCGAGCAACATGCCCACGTCCGCTTCACAACCGGCGCACGTCGTATTCACGTGGAGTCCACGCCCAGCAATCGGTCGGCGAGAACACCTCACCCTGGGTGATGCTGAGCAGTTGCGCTTACCAAGGACGGCGCCTGCGGCAATCTTGCTGGGCGAAGCGGACTGGTTCCCGGTGCCGCTACTAATGACGCAGCATGAGGTCATGAAACCTAGCTCTGGCGGCCACAACCAGTCCGGCGAGAACTACTCCGATCACGACCTCTCGATGGCCGCGAGTCGATGGCGCCAGTAGGCGTTGCCCCTGCCCGATGCGCGGATGCCTCCTCGGCGGACCTCGGAACGAAGTTAGCTTACCTGCGGAGCGACGTCGGGACGGCGCCGCGACCCTTCTCCTTAAGCCTTGGCGGTCAGTTCGATGACCGCCTTTCTGAGGTGCGCTGGGAAATCATCGGTAACCCTCTCGCGGGCGAGCCATGGTTTGGCGAAGTCACAGTCGACAAAAGTTTGATCATGCGTGAGATAGACCCCCGATTGATCGATCACTACACACGCGCCGTGCTGTTCCGGAAAGAATTCTGAGTTCTGCTTTTTGCGGACAGTGGGCACAAATCTGTCAATTCTCAGGTACTTCCCGATCTGGCCGAGAAGATTGCTTTCAGTAAGTATGTTCAGTTTTGCTTCGATTGGAGTCCAACGACCACCCACCATCACAAAGTAATCAGCTCGACCTGTGACATGACCATTCCTTGACGTAACGCATTCCTCTAAAATAGGGGTTCGCGGATCTCTGATCTCATCGAGCAGATAGTTGATGAAGTACTCGCGTACAAGCTCTTCGTTGAGAAACCTTGCTTGCGGAGAGGCGACCACCTGTCGCCAGTTCTCCTTCGAGATGTTCTGAAATGAAAGCTCACTGATGTCAGCATGTTCTAGAAACTCCGGAATCTCGTTGTCACGCTGGAGGAGGTCTCTGATAGCCCCGAAGTTTCGCTTGTAGAGTGGGGTAACTGTGTTCTGCCCAATCTTGAAATGAAGTCCGAAATCGCGCGCATGCAGGGGTTTATCAAAGAGGTAGACCTCACTGAATGGTGCGAAGCTGCGGCTATTGAAGTGGTAGGTCTCTTCTTTGGCGTAGTAGGTTGCAGTTCCTCCGATGGGCGCACACGCAAAGATGCAGCTTTCGACCCGTGTCGACAACTCAAGGTTCCGCCTAAGAATTTCGATAGTATCGACGCTCGAAGTTTGTCGAACCGATCCGGCCCCTCGTAGTAATTCTTTCAGGAGGCGCCTAATCTTCTTGTGGCCTCGGTTCGTGTGATAGAAAAACAACACATCGCCTTCAGTCATCCATCGCGCAGCCGTCCATTCGCAATAATCGAGGTTGAGGCGCTCGAATTTCAAGATGACTTCAAGATCGGTTATATCCCTATCCAAGGCGTTACCGTCGTGCTTCTCAAACATCAACTCCAAATCCTCTAAACTATCCGGAAATCCGATGCTTGTGACACACGACTGAACGAACCTACGTTGCATGAACTTCTCTCCGTCACCGAAAGTGGACACAGAGAGGTTAATTGGCCTCCACGCAGTCTTTAGCAGTAGCCACGTGTGTGGTGCGCTACTCGCGCGTCCTCAGCTGCATCGCCACCGGCTGCGCTTTCGGCTTCAGTCTGCGTAGGACTGAGTGAGGTCGTGCAGTTGAGGTTCGTCCAACGCGGTCAGTAGGCGGTTGATTGCGTCGCGCACTTCAGCGGTGAGTTGTCCGGTGCGGTCGCGCGCAACGGCGTCGGCGTACTGCCAGGACCGCGTCACCTGAATGCTCGGACGGACATCGAACTTTTCCATGGGCAGCCGCTCGGACCACTCGTCGAGGCTGTCCATCTCGGCATCGACGGCGTATCCGCGCTGGATGAGCCATTCACGGAACAGATTGTCGTTGAGTTCTTTTCGTAGGCGCCGACCGGCTCGGCCATCGGAGAAGTCGTCAACCCATTGACGCACATAGGTGGAGCCAGGCAGGCGCCTCGTGGGATACCAGCGCTGCGGACCGCTGGAGCGCCAGAAGGCAAGGTGAAAGTTGCCGTGGACGTGCCACCCCGGTTCGCCAGTCAGTGCAATTAGCGCCTCGGCACGATCGGGATGGGCATAGACGCGCTTGTACTGGGGGGCGAGCTCGGCCGGCCAGGCGCTGAGCACGACGTTATCGCCTTCGATGTAGAGACTGACCCGATCGAACGTCACGACCTGATCCTGTGGAAACTTCACACCCGCATGTCCGCCGACATCGCGAACCTCGGCAGTGAACCCGGTCGCCGTCTCAAGGATCGTGCGGAGACGGCGCAGTTGGCGGCCAGAGTGATCGCCGCAGCGTTCTAGATCGGTGTAGGGCAATAGGTCCCCGAAGTTCATCTCAGCGTTGTCGAAAAAGTCATTCAGGACCGCAGCCTCCGCTGGACCCAGTACGCCGAGTTCAATGAGGTTCCACCACCGGTCGAGCAAGTCTTGCCACCGCACCGGGACCCATCGTTTCGCTTGATGGCCAAGTTGTTTCGTGTTGATCTCCAGAGCTTGCTGCTCGCTGGCGCTCGCGTAGAGCTTGCTTTCGATGACGACCACCAATGCGGTGCCGTACTGGATGACACCGTCATAACGAGCGCGTCGTTCCGATGCAACGTTGAGTTCGCTGGCTCCGGCGACGAGGTCTTCGTGCGGACCGAGGAAAACGCTTACCAACTGGTCCACCGTGGGGTCTTCCACTTCGATGTCAAGCGCAACGAGCGATTCGGTCTGCATATCGAATCGGGGGCGCGGGAGCACTGAAAGTCTCGGACAGTCGGCCAAGCCGAGAAATGCTTCTTGGCATAGGGGGACCAGCCGCATCACGATCAATGCGGCCCTGGTGAGTTGATCCTCGTGTCTTGGGTCACGGTCGTAGGGCCGGAAGATGCTGAGGTGCTGGTCCACCGCCTGACAGTAAACGCTGCGCGAGATGGCCCCGGGACGACCGCCACATATTGACACGTAACCCACCTCGCACCGCCTCGAATGCGCCCCACGGCACCGCCCAAGCTCCAAAACCGCGCTGTTTGACGAGGCACATCCGGCGGGCGCGGCAGATGTTCTCGTTCACCGATGGTGGCTGTTACCGAACGATGTCAAACTAGTTGTCGGACAACGCAATCGATTCAGGCTCGCCGGCGATCCGTCTTACAGTCTCCTGCTGTGCTTCGGTCAGCATGTCCTCGGTATAGCCATCGATCACGAGAGCCCACCACACCGTTCTCACGTTCGGGCATCGAGGACAACACCGGGGGCTGACAACGCCGAACTTGCCCATGCGCGGTGGGTAGTCCCATCCGAGGTCAAATGCTTCGCTAGGGGTCAGGGTCTCCTCAACCCCGCACACTTCGCAGATATGCCGCCACTGCGGTTCGGTGTCCGTCATGCGCGCCAGTCTCGCCTGTAGCAGTGACAGGTATGCGAGGCGTGCGAGGAGCGCCTCGGCAGCGTACTCCGAGGCGTCGACCAGGCCGCGCCCACCGCCAGTCCGCCATCGACCGTGCTGGCGCCTCAAACCGCTCGCGGCGCACGCCGGGGTCAGCCAGCATGCCGCCCCCCAGGGTCACGGTGACCGACGACGTCTTCCACACCGGCAAGCGTCGCCAGATCACCGCCCAGGTGCTTCCGCGTGGGGTGGCCGGCCCAGAGCGCACCATGACGGTCAAAGCCATCGAGGACATCCGCATCCACGACTAGGCCGCCATGGTGGCCAGGTCGTGCAGAGGGCGCGCGACGAGCGCTTCGATCAGGTCGACCAGCACCGCACCGATGACGGGCAGGACATCGGTATGGCCGGTGAACATCGCCACGACGCACACCGCCAGCCAGGACGTGACGATGACGACTACCGTGATCAGCAGAAGCTTGAGCGCGGTCAGCAGATGAGAAGACATGCCTCCCCCTCACAGGGGTTGAAAGCGACGAGACGACCGTGGCGTCCCCACCGCGACCCCATCGGCCTCGGCATACTTTCTGGAGACTCAGCGCTCTGTTCACACTGGCGGTACATATCGCCGCTGGTCAGAGGCGTGACAGATACCCTGTTGCATTGTGTGCCTGGTAGGCACACAATTGAAGGCATGGCTACGAAGACGGAGCGGTTCGCGGTGCGCCTGACTGCTGAGCAGGACGCGCTGATTCGTCGTGCCGCCGAGGTGGAGGGGACCGATCTGACCAACTTCACGGTTACTGCGACTCTGGCTCATGCCCGCGAGGTGCTCGCCGATCGGCGGCTGTTCATGCTTGATGCGTCGGCCTGGTCGGAGTTCGTGGCGGTGCTGGACCGGCCGGTGTCGCAGAAGCCGCGGCTGGAGAAGTTGTTCGCGGAGCCCTCGATCTTCGACGAGTGAGCGGCTACAGCGCGCCCCGGCCGATTAGCGAGCACGATGTGGTCGCCGACTTCGACAGCGGCGAGGCCAGCCTGGATGAGTACCTGCGGGGACGCGCCCTGGCCAACCACGTCGAGGGTGCCTCCCGGTGCTTCGTGACGTGCCGGGACGGACGTGTCGTCGGGTTCTACGCGCTGGCATCGGCGGCGGTGGAGCGCGCCGGCACACCCGGGCGGGTGCGACGCAACATGCCCGACCCGGTGCCGGTGATCCTGTTGTCACGGCTGGCGATCGACCGCAAAGAACAAGGCCAGGGTCTGGGCGCTGCACTGCTGCGCGACGCGATCACCCGCGCGGTGGCCGCCGCGGCGATCATCGGCGTGCGGGCACTACTGGTACACGCGCTGCACGAGCAGGCGCGAGCGTTCTACGCGCACTTCGATTTCGAGCCCTCACCGACCGACCCGCTGCACCTGCTGCTGTTGATTAAAGACGCCCGCGCCCTGCTCGACCCGCCGCAGAAGTGACTGGCTGATGCCCGACGACATGGAGAACGCACCCGAGGACCGGCGGTGGCGATCAGCAGCGACCTTCCAGGGATTTCTCGACCACATGGAGGAGTTCTGGCATTCACCGCAGGGCCAGCAGCTTCAGGCCGATCAACAGGCCGCCGAGGCCGACCTGCAAGCGTGGCTGGCCGATCAGCCGGGGGTCCTCGTGGGCCGCCACGGCGGGCAGGTGCCCGAGCAGTGGGAAGGCCAGGTCGACGGGCACAGCTTCTACTTCCGCGAACGGGGCGGGGACTGGGACATCGAACTGGACCTGCACGAGCAGCAGCCCGGCATCACCAGGGGACACCTCATCGCCACCGGCACAATCACCGCCCCCGGATATGGGCAGAGCCCCCAGGAGCGGGCGGCGTTCATCGTCACCACCATCCGCAACCATATGCGCCACACGCGGACCGCCGAGGCCACCGCCAGCTCGGATTTCGCCTACCGGGTCGAGTGGTCGCCGGCGGACAACGAGTTCGTGGGCCGGGTCGCCGAGTTCCCCGCGCTGTCCTTGCTGGCACCCACCGAGGACGAGGCGCTGCGCGGCATCATCAAGGTCGTCGAGCAGATCGCGGCCGATGACCCCGACACCGGCGGTCGGGGACTCCGATGACCGCGGAGAACGGCGTCGACACGGAATTGCTGGGACAGTCGGCGTTCCACAAGCTCACGCATGGTTTCGCGATCCGCGACCGGCTGCGCGATGTGCTGGCCGAGCAGCAGGCGATCGAGCGGCATTACCTCCGGCGCGACAACAGCAGTGAGTACAGCTCGCGCACGGCCTGGGCGGAGTGGGTGCTGGACTCAGATCTCGACTACACCGAGGCAGCGCTGCTCCTGGGGGATTTCATTCACAACCTGCGCGCTGCGCTGGATCACGCCGTGTGGGCGATCACCCCGGCGCACATTCAGGAGAAGAGACCGACCGAGGTGGCGTTCGGGCTGCGCTCGACCGAGCAGAGCTACGCGAAGTGGGCGAAGGCTCGCCGTGACTGGTACGGGCCGGAGGTGTTCGAGGTGTTCAAGAGCAGTCAGCCGTTCAACGCCGTGGGTACCGGCACGCTGCATCCGCTGCACATCCTGCAGTTCCTGTCGAACACCGACAAGCACCAGCTGCTCAACATCGTGGCCAACACCCAGGTCGACCTGGGCGGTGTCACTGTTGATCCGGAGCCACCCGGCGGCGTGGTCTCCAAGGTCAACCAAGGTGTCGTCTGCAAGGGATCGGTCCTGGCCCGGGTCGAGTTCGCCAGACCCACCCAGCCAGGGAAAACAGAGGTGACGCTGAAGCCGGTCTTTGCGTTCGAACAGGTCTTTCGGTACATCGACCAAGACGGTGCACAGCAGTGGCTGGTCGTCGGCGACGCATTGAACGAGATCGGCCCAGATGTCGTCGAGGCCGTCACCTACCTGCTCTCAGCGCACAGAAAAGACCGCGAAAACCGCTGACTCGGTTCAAATTGCACCGACCTAGTCGCACTTCAAGTGGTCACCCCCGCGTGTCGGGCGGATCCGCGCGGCAGCGATCTGCTCCGGCTCTTCCAGAGGGGACAGGAAGACGCCGTGCGCCGTCCCTAAAGATGTTCTGTGCCAAAAAAGGGGCGCCCAGGCTTACTAGACCGCTAGCCATACCGTGTAGGAACAAGTCCATGGCGAACGCGGCGCACGACACCGTCCAGAGTCTTCTCGCAGAGGCTGAGAACCGCCTTTGGACGAGCTTCACCACCTCGCAATCGTTCAAGCACAGCGTGCTGAAGGGCAGTGACCGTGAGAGCGCGGTAGCGGACTTTCTTCGGCAGAGACTGCCCAGCCGTTTCGCCGTAACGACAGGAGAAGTGATCGATCAAGGAGGTCGCCGGAGTCCCCAACTAGATGTAGTGATCTACGACGGATCTGCGGCTGCGCCGATTCTGCCCGCCGACAGGGAGGGCGGGGCGGAAATCATTGGTGCCGAAGCACTTTTAGCGACTATTGAAGTCAAGTCGAAACTCACCAGGGCCGACATTCGGCAAGCAGTTAAATCCGTAAAGACGCTATATTCGATGCGTCCGTTCGGAAATGGTTGGGGCATCGAGACTCACCGCGAAGTACCTTTCAAAACCGACGGCGACTTCCCTAGGTTCTTCTCGTCGGTTCTTGCGTTTGAGACGGATATCGCCTCTGCAGACTGGCCATCGGTCGAGGCTGGGAGGGTATTGGCAGAATGCCGAGATACGGGGATTCCCTATGAATGGCTTAACCGAGTGTGCGTTCTTGACAAAGGCATCGTGCACCCTGCTGCAGGCCAAGTAATACTGCACGATTCCGAACGTCAATCATTGGGGATGTGGTACTTCAGCCTGCTTAACTTCTTGTCACGTGAATCAGCGCGGCGAAGGCCATTTCCATGGTCATCCTACGAGCCCTTGAGCGGGCGCAGACGAGTTTCGATAGATAGCGAAGAGATGAATCACGACGGCCGTGTTGAGGCCGCTCCACCGAGAACCTACTCAACGTCGCAGAGAAGAAGGTATCGACAAGGCAATTCGGCTAGGTGACATCGCTCCCTAGGCCGCAGCCTCGGGCGCAGGACCTGTCAACGGCAGACCGAGTCTTCATCGGTCGTGCCCTGCGCTTTGGCATCGCCTGAGGCTCGCACTAGCTACGGCCGGAGGGCACAAGCGGTTCAACGGCTTCAAACAGCTTTAGCAATTGCTGGGCGAATTCGCCCTGATGGTGAGGCAGGAACAGCGCCATTCCTCGTACTTCGGCGATCGCTTCCCGTGCCCGCGATACCTCGGCCGTCGTGGGCCCAGTCCGCTCGGCCACGGCCTCCTCGATGTTGGTGCGCAAGTACGCATCGAGGCGGGCGCGCATTTGCTCGGCTTGGCGCTCGTAGTGCTCAAGTCGGCTCGCCAGCCGGCGGTAGTCCCGCTCAGCGGCGCGACGGCAGTCCTCACTGTGGAAGTCCTTGCGTCGTCCTGGCCCGGAAGTCCGAAGGAACTGCTCGTCGCATCGCGGGTTGGCGCAGGTGGCCTGGAGACTCTCTCGCTCGTCGTCCTCTCGACGCTTCGCAATGCCTACGACGTCACCGGACAACCTCAAGCCTCCGTCTTTGGTGTGTTAATTTGCGCGTTTTCGACCCTCATTGTCGCATGAAAGTGCACAGCTCAACTGCTTAGACATGCTGGCCAGCACCGACGGAGTTGCGGCAACACGCTGGCATGAACCGCAATAAATTAGCGCGAATCTTCTTAGCGTCATCATGATCGTGTGCGCGAAGACAGGCGCATTCTCCGACCGAGAGGCGAGGACATATCAGGCAAGCGCGGACGTAGTGCGATCACGGGGCGTTTCGTGAGCAGTCGACAGTGAAGAAGCATCCGAAGACCACGACCAACGAAAGCACCGGCAAACGCCGGAAGAAGAAATAGTCGACAATTCCGCGCTCGCCGGCTTCGGCTGTCGGTGGTGGGGACCAGACTCAACTGCGCGACGCACCGCGCACCGCGCACCACAAGATTGGAAGGCCAAGTGGCTCACCT from the Nitrospira sp. genome contains:
- a CDS encoding GNAT family N-acetyltransferase → MSGYSAPRPISEHDVVADFDSGEASLDEYLRGRALANHVEGASRCFVTCRDGRVVGFYALASAAVERAGTPGRVRRNMPDPVPVILLSRLAIDRKEQGQGLGAALLRDAITRAVAAAAIIGVRALLVHALHEQARAFYAHFDFEPSPTDPLHLLLLIKDARALLDPPQK
- a CDS encoding DUF1778 domain-containing protein; this translates as MATKTERFAVRLTAEQDALIRRAAEVEGTDLTNFTVTATLAHAREVLADRRLFMLDASAWSEFVAVLDRPVSQKPRLEKLFAEPSIFDE